In a genomic window of Phycodurus eques isolate BA_2022a chromosome 2, UOR_Pequ_1.1, whole genome shotgun sequence:
- the chrna5 gene encoding neuronal acetylcholine receptor subunit alpha-5 isoform X2 yields the protein MPRAGEATASSLTLLLLLLLLLRCCHLCHSLRVPKLSSYAKAEDKLFKYLFGNYQKWVRPVEYLNQTICVKFGLAISQLVDVDEKNQLMTTNVWMKQEWTDMKLRWDPDDYLGITTVRVPSDRLWLPDVVLYDNSDGRFEGTVTKAVVKYDGTISWTPPANYKSACAIDVTFFPFDLQNCSMKFGSWTYDGSQVDIILEEFHVDRKDYFDNGEWEIVKATGSRGLRLDGGASYPTITYFFIIRRMPLFYTLFLIIPCIGLSFLTILVFYLPSNCGEKISLCTSVLVSLTVFLLVIEEIIPSSSKAIPLIGEYLVFTMIFVTLSIVITVFAINVHHRSSSMHHGMAPWVRRIFLYRLPKLLCMRSHVDRYGTAGAVHSGRVLGLGMIKDSTVELGLSHTRHNIQAALDSIRYITMHVVKENEVRELPMESFCSMAHKLCLMLYTHGPGPE from the exons ATGCCGAGAGCAGGGGAGGCGACCGCCTCCTCTCTCacactgctgctgttgttgctgctgctgctgcgctgTTGCCACCTGTGCCACTCGCTGC GTGTTCCTAAACTTTCCTCCTATGCAAAAGCCGAAGACAAGCTGTTCAAATACCTCTTTGGGAACTACCAGAAATGGGTCCGCCCGGTTGAATATCTGAACCAGACCATATGCGTCAAGTTTGGACTGGCCATCTCCCAGCTAGTTGACGTG GATGAGAAGAACCAGCTGATGACCACCAATGTGTGGATGAAACAG GAGTGGACTGACATGAAGCTAAGATGGGACCCTGATGACTACCTGGGCATCACGACTGTGCGAGTGCCATCCGACAGGCTGTGGCTCCCAGATGTAGTGCTGTATGATAA TTCAGATGGTCGTTTCGAAGGCACTGTCACCAAGGCGGTGGTCAAATACGACGGAACCATATCTTGGACACCGCCTGCCAACTACAAGTCCGCCTGCGCCATCGACGTCACCTTCTTCCCGTTTGACCTGCAGAACTGCTCCATGAAATTTGGCTCGTGGACCTACGATGGCTCCCAG GTTGATATCATTCTGGAGGAATTCCATGTGGACAGGAAGGACTATTTCGACAACGGCGAGTGGGAAATTGTGAAGGCCACAGGCAGTCGTGGTCTGAGATTGGATGGCGGCGCTTCATATCCCACCATCACCTACTTCTTCATCATCCGCCGGATGCCTCTCTTCTACACACTCTTCCTTATCATCCCCTGTATTGGCCTGTCCTTCCTCACCATCCTCGTCTTCTACCTGCCCTCTAATTGCGGCGAGAAGATCTCCCTCTGCACCTCAGTGCTGGTGTCGCTAACTGTTTTCCTGCTGGTCATCGAGGAGATCATCCCATCCTCGTCTAAGGCCATCCCGCTCATCGGCGAGTACCTGGTCTTCACCATGATCTTCGTCACACTCTCCATCGTCATCACCGTCTTCGCCATCAACGTCCACCACCGCTCGTCCTCGATGCATCACGGCATGGCACCGTGGGTGCGCAGGATCTTCCTGTATCGGCTGCCCAAACTACTGTGCATGCGTAGCCACGTGGACCGCTACGGCACGGCGGGAGCGGTGCACTCAGGACGGGTGCTGGGATTGGGAATGATAAAGGACTCTACGGTTGAGCTCGGCCTCTCGCACACCAGACATAACATCCAAGCTGCGCTGGATTCTATCCGCTACATAACCATGCATGTGGTGAAAGAAAATGAGGTCAGAGAG CTACCAATGGAATCCTTCTGCTCTATGGCACACAAGCTCTGTCTCATGTTGTACACGCACGGACCTGGACCTGAGTGA
- the chrna5 gene encoding neuronal acetylcholine receptor subunit alpha-5 isoform X4 yields the protein MPRAGEATASSLTLLLLLLLLLRCCHLCHSLRVPKLSSYAKAEDKLFKYLFGNYQKWVRPVEYLNQTICVKFGLAISQLVDVDEKNQLMTTNVWMKQEWTDMKLRWDPDDYLGITTVRVPSDRLWLPDVVLYDNSDGRFEGTVTKAVVKYDGTISWTPPANYKSACAIDVTFFPFDLQNCSMKFGSWTYDGSQVDIILEEFHVDRKDYFDNGEWEIVKATGSRGLRLDGGASYPTITYFFIIRRMPLFYTLFLIIPCIGLSFLTILVFYLPSNCGEKISLCTSVLVSLTVFLLVIEEIIPSSSKAIPLIGEYLVFTMIFVTLSIVITVFAINVHHRSSSMHHGMAPWVRRIFLYRLPKLLCMRSHVDRYGTAGAVHSGRVLGLGMIKDSTVELGLSHTRHNIQAALDSIRYITMHVVKENEVREVVQDWKFVAQVLDRMFLWAFLLVSVLGSALLFIPVIYKWASIIVPKHIGGTL from the exons ATGCCGAGAGCAGGGGAGGCGACCGCCTCCTCTCTCacactgctgctgttgttgctgctgctgctgcgctgTTGCCACCTGTGCCACTCGCTGC GTGTTCCTAAACTTTCCTCCTATGCAAAAGCCGAAGACAAGCTGTTCAAATACCTCTTTGGGAACTACCAGAAATGGGTCCGCCCGGTTGAATATCTGAACCAGACCATATGCGTCAAGTTTGGACTGGCCATCTCCCAGCTAGTTGACGTG GATGAGAAGAACCAGCTGATGACCACCAATGTGTGGATGAAACAG GAGTGGACTGACATGAAGCTAAGATGGGACCCTGATGACTACCTGGGCATCACGACTGTGCGAGTGCCATCCGACAGGCTGTGGCTCCCAGATGTAGTGCTGTATGATAA TTCAGATGGTCGTTTCGAAGGCACTGTCACCAAGGCGGTGGTCAAATACGACGGAACCATATCTTGGACACCGCCTGCCAACTACAAGTCCGCCTGCGCCATCGACGTCACCTTCTTCCCGTTTGACCTGCAGAACTGCTCCATGAAATTTGGCTCGTGGACCTACGATGGCTCCCAG GTTGATATCATTCTGGAGGAATTCCATGTGGACAGGAAGGACTATTTCGACAACGGCGAGTGGGAAATTGTGAAGGCCACAGGCAGTCGTGGTCTGAGATTGGATGGCGGCGCTTCATATCCCACCATCACCTACTTCTTCATCATCCGCCGGATGCCTCTCTTCTACACACTCTTCCTTATCATCCCCTGTATTGGCCTGTCCTTCCTCACCATCCTCGTCTTCTACCTGCCCTCTAATTGCGGCGAGAAGATCTCCCTCTGCACCTCAGTGCTGGTGTCGCTAACTGTTTTCCTGCTGGTCATCGAGGAGATCATCCCATCCTCGTCTAAGGCCATCCCGCTCATCGGCGAGTACCTGGTCTTCACCATGATCTTCGTCACACTCTCCATCGTCATCACCGTCTTCGCCATCAACGTCCACCACCGCTCGTCCTCGATGCATCACGGCATGGCACCGTGGGTGCGCAGGATCTTCCTGTATCGGCTGCCCAAACTACTGTGCATGCGTAGCCACGTGGACCGCTACGGCACGGCGGGAGCGGTGCACTCAGGACGGGTGCTGGGATTGGGAATGATAAAGGACTCTACGGTTGAGCTCGGCCTCTCGCACACCAGACATAACATCCAAGCTGCGCTGGATTCTATCCGCTACATAACCATGCATGTGGTGAAAGAAAATGAGGTCAGAGAG GTGGTACAGGACTGGAAGTTTGTTGCCCAGGTTCTTGATCGAATGTTTCTCTGGGCGTTCCTGCTGGTGTCCGTCCTGGGCTCAGCTCTCCTCTTCATCCCGGTTATCTACAAATGGGCCAGCATTATTGTCCCCAAACATATTGGCGGTACCCTCTGA
- the chrna5 gene encoding neuronal acetylcholine receptor subunit alpha-5 isoform X1 — protein sequence MPRAGEATASSLTLLLLLLLLLRCCHLCHSLRVPKLSSYAKAEDKLFKYLFGNYQKWVRPVEYLNQTICVKFGLAISQLVDVDEKNQLMTTNVWMKQEWTDMKLRWDPDDYLGITTVRVPSDRLWLPDVVLYDNSDGRFEGTVTKAVVKYDGTISWTPPANYKSACAIDVTFFPFDLQNCSMKFGSWTYDGSQVDIILEEFHVDRKDYFDNGEWEIVKATGSRGLRLDGGASYPTITYFFIIRRMPLFYTLFLIIPCIGLSFLTILVFYLPSNCGEKISLCTSVLVSLTVFLLVIEEIIPSSSKAIPLIGEYLVFTMIFVTLSIVITVFAINVHHRSSSMHHGMAPWVRRIFLYRLPKLLCMRSHVDRYGTAGAVHSGRVLGLGMIKDSTVELGLSHTRHNIQAALDSIRYITMHVVKENEVREKAQEFSFSEKSFLSLNWLPATTHNLPPELWLFDQHALKESCKKLSK from the exons ATGCCGAGAGCAGGGGAGGCGACCGCCTCCTCTCTCacactgctgctgttgttgctgctgctgctgcgctgTTGCCACCTGTGCCACTCGCTGC GTGTTCCTAAACTTTCCTCCTATGCAAAAGCCGAAGACAAGCTGTTCAAATACCTCTTTGGGAACTACCAGAAATGGGTCCGCCCGGTTGAATATCTGAACCAGACCATATGCGTCAAGTTTGGACTGGCCATCTCCCAGCTAGTTGACGTG GATGAGAAGAACCAGCTGATGACCACCAATGTGTGGATGAAACAG GAGTGGACTGACATGAAGCTAAGATGGGACCCTGATGACTACCTGGGCATCACGACTGTGCGAGTGCCATCCGACAGGCTGTGGCTCCCAGATGTAGTGCTGTATGATAA TTCAGATGGTCGTTTCGAAGGCACTGTCACCAAGGCGGTGGTCAAATACGACGGAACCATATCTTGGACACCGCCTGCCAACTACAAGTCCGCCTGCGCCATCGACGTCACCTTCTTCCCGTTTGACCTGCAGAACTGCTCCATGAAATTTGGCTCGTGGACCTACGATGGCTCCCAG GTTGATATCATTCTGGAGGAATTCCATGTGGACAGGAAGGACTATTTCGACAACGGCGAGTGGGAAATTGTGAAGGCCACAGGCAGTCGTGGTCTGAGATTGGATGGCGGCGCTTCATATCCCACCATCACCTACTTCTTCATCATCCGCCGGATGCCTCTCTTCTACACACTCTTCCTTATCATCCCCTGTATTGGCCTGTCCTTCCTCACCATCCTCGTCTTCTACCTGCCCTCTAATTGCGGCGAGAAGATCTCCCTCTGCACCTCAGTGCTGGTGTCGCTAACTGTTTTCCTGCTGGTCATCGAGGAGATCATCCCATCCTCGTCTAAGGCCATCCCGCTCATCGGCGAGTACCTGGTCTTCACCATGATCTTCGTCACACTCTCCATCGTCATCACCGTCTTCGCCATCAACGTCCACCACCGCTCGTCCTCGATGCATCACGGCATGGCACCGTGGGTGCGCAGGATCTTCCTGTATCGGCTGCCCAAACTACTGTGCATGCGTAGCCACGTGGACCGCTACGGCACGGCGGGAGCGGTGCACTCAGGACGGGTGCTGGGATTGGGAATGATAAAGGACTCTACGGTTGAGCTCGGCCTCTCGCACACCAGACATAACATCCAAGCTGCGCTGGATTCTATCCGCTACATAACCATGCATGTGGTGAAAGAAAATGAGGTCAGAGAG AAGGCACaggaattttctttttctgagaAAAGTTTTctctccctgaactggttgcctgccactACACACAATCTGCCTCCAGAGTTATGGCTGTTCGACCAGCATGCACTAAAGGAGTCCTGCAAGAAACTAAGCAAATGA
- the chrna5 gene encoding neuronal acetylcholine receptor subunit alpha-5 isoform X3 — protein sequence MPRAGEATASSLTLLLLLLLLLRCCHLCHSLRVPKLSSYAKAEDKLFKYLFGNYQKWVRPVEYLNQTICVKFGLAISQLVDVDEKNQLMTTNVWMKQEWTDMKLRWDPDDYLGITTVRVPSDRLWLPDVVLYDNSDGRFEGTVTKAVVKYDGTISWTPPANYKSACAIDVTFFPFDLQNCSMKFGSWTYDGSQVDIILEEFHVDRKDYFDNGEWEIVKATGSRGLRLDGGASYPTITYFFIIRRMPLFYTLFLIIPCIGLSFLTILVFYLPSNCGEKISLCTSVLVSLTVFLLVIEEIIPSSSKAIPLIGEYLVFTMIFVTLSIVITVFAINVHHRSSSMHHGMAPWVRRIFLYRLPKLLCMRSHVDRYGTAGAVHSGRVLGLGMIKDSTVELGLSHTRHNIQAALDSIRYITMHVVKENEVRESYGCSTSMH from the exons ATGCCGAGAGCAGGGGAGGCGACCGCCTCCTCTCTCacactgctgctgttgttgctgctgctgctgcgctgTTGCCACCTGTGCCACTCGCTGC GTGTTCCTAAACTTTCCTCCTATGCAAAAGCCGAAGACAAGCTGTTCAAATACCTCTTTGGGAACTACCAGAAATGGGTCCGCCCGGTTGAATATCTGAACCAGACCATATGCGTCAAGTTTGGACTGGCCATCTCCCAGCTAGTTGACGTG GATGAGAAGAACCAGCTGATGACCACCAATGTGTGGATGAAACAG GAGTGGACTGACATGAAGCTAAGATGGGACCCTGATGACTACCTGGGCATCACGACTGTGCGAGTGCCATCCGACAGGCTGTGGCTCCCAGATGTAGTGCTGTATGATAA TTCAGATGGTCGTTTCGAAGGCACTGTCACCAAGGCGGTGGTCAAATACGACGGAACCATATCTTGGACACCGCCTGCCAACTACAAGTCCGCCTGCGCCATCGACGTCACCTTCTTCCCGTTTGACCTGCAGAACTGCTCCATGAAATTTGGCTCGTGGACCTACGATGGCTCCCAG GTTGATATCATTCTGGAGGAATTCCATGTGGACAGGAAGGACTATTTCGACAACGGCGAGTGGGAAATTGTGAAGGCCACAGGCAGTCGTGGTCTGAGATTGGATGGCGGCGCTTCATATCCCACCATCACCTACTTCTTCATCATCCGCCGGATGCCTCTCTTCTACACACTCTTCCTTATCATCCCCTGTATTGGCCTGTCCTTCCTCACCATCCTCGTCTTCTACCTGCCCTCTAATTGCGGCGAGAAGATCTCCCTCTGCACCTCAGTGCTGGTGTCGCTAACTGTTTTCCTGCTGGTCATCGAGGAGATCATCCCATCCTCGTCTAAGGCCATCCCGCTCATCGGCGAGTACCTGGTCTTCACCATGATCTTCGTCACACTCTCCATCGTCATCACCGTCTTCGCCATCAACGTCCACCACCGCTCGTCCTCGATGCATCACGGCATGGCACCGTGGGTGCGCAGGATCTTCCTGTATCGGCTGCCCAAACTACTGTGCATGCGTAGCCACGTGGACCGCTACGGCACGGCGGGAGCGGTGCACTCAGGACGGGTGCTGGGATTGGGAATGATAAAGGACTCTACGGTTGAGCTCGGCCTCTCGCACACCAGACATAACATCCAAGCTGCGCTGGATTCTATCCGCTACATAACCATGCATGTGGTGAAAGAAAATGAGGTCAGAGAG AGTTATGGCTGTTCGACCAGCATGCACTAA
- the LOC133397569 gene encoding UDP-glucuronosyltransferase 2C1-like → MRLSCCSIALLLFIFLPRVCQGGNILVFPAEGSHWVNMDILMRGLHSQGHNLTIVRPSKTWYVKDDASYYNTISVPVERSLDKDFITGLIDEVMEYERGSLPLVSFLYMSVGMIGTFLEAHKTVGEFTTAILDNQDLMRRLNDSKFDLMLTDPCWGGGIIVAKYLNLPLVYNVRWIIAIEGHMTIAPTPLSYIPITGTGNSNKMTFFQRVKNMIVFLIGYVQHNLVVKKIYQKICDKYLGPDSDMHHLLLSADLWLMRVDFVFEFPRPTMPNIIYMGGFQCKPAKPLPSHLQDFVQSSGEYGVILMSLGTFVSELPTDLADMIAAAFAKLPQKVIWRYNGARPSTLGNNTLLLNWMPQNDLLGHPKMKLFVAHGGTNGVQEAIYHGVPVVGIPMFFDQHDNLLRLTERGAAVVVTLALLDKDDNFLKAIKEVLANPAYRNNMQKLSRLHRDQPIPPLDNALFWIEFVIRHKGAAHLKTESYKMPWYAYYSVDVYLFLAGALLALILIVFVVIRCLCSALCRIKVKRE, encoded by the coding sequence ATGAGGCTGTCATGTTGCTCCATTGCCTTGCTGCTCTTCATCTTCCTTCCCCGAGTCTGTCAGGGAGGGAACATCCTGGTTTTTCCAGCCGAGGGCAGCCACTGGGTGAACATGGACATCCTCATGCGAGGTTTGCACTCGCAGGGGCACAACCTGACGATCGTACGCCCCAGCAAGACGTGGTACGTCAAGGACGACGCCTCCTACTACAACACCATCAGCGTGCCCGTGGAAAGGAGCTTGGACAAAGACTTTATCACCGGCCTGATTGATGAGGTCATGGAGTATGAAAGGGGCTCACTGCCCCTGGTGTCGTTTCTCTACATGAGTGTGGGAATGATCGGGACATTCTTGGAAGCTCACAAGACTGTGGGTGAATTCACCACGGCAATTCTCGACAACCAAGACTTGATGAGGAGACTGAACGACAGCAAGTTCGACCTGATGCTCACTGACCCCTGCTGGGGTGGTGGCATCATTGTGGCCAAATATTTGAACCTCCCTCTAGTGTACAACGTCCGCTGGATCATCGCCATTGAGGGCCACATGACCATCGCGCCAACGCCGCTTTCTTACATTCCCATCACAGGAACTGGTAATAGCAACAAGATGACATTTTTTCAAAGAGTCAAAAACATGATTGTGTTTCTAATCGGCTATGTGCAACATAACCTGGTCGTCAAGAAGATATACCAGAAAATATGCGACAAATATCTCGGTCCTGATAGCGACATGCATCATCTACTTCTTTCCGCTGACCTTTGGCTCATGAGGGTGGACTTTGTCTTTGAGTTTCCTCGCCCCACCATGCCCAACATCATCTACATGGGAGGCTTCCAATGTAAACCTGCCAAGCCTCTACCCAGCCACCTGCAGGATTTTGTCCAGAGTTCTGGAGAGTACGGAGTCATCCTCATGTCTCTAGGAACATTTGTGAGCGAACTCCCCACTGACTTGGCCGACATGATTGCGGCAGCTTTCGCTAAGCTCCCCCAGAAGGTCATTTGGAGGTATAACGGTGCTAGACCTTCCACACTGGGCAACAACACTCTCCTGCTGAACTGGATGCCGCAGAACGACCTGCTCGGGCATCCCAAGATGAAACTCTTCGTGGCTCACGGTGGGACAAACGGCGTTCAGGAAGCTATTTACCATGGAGTTCCTGTGGTGGGAATACCCATGTTTTTCGATCAGCATGACAACCTGCTGCGTCTCACAGAGAGAGGGGCGGCTGTGGTGGTAACCTTGGCCTTGCTGGACAAAGATGACAACTTCCTAAAGGCCATAAAAGAAGTTCTTGCCAATCCCGCCTACAGAAACAACATGCAGAAGTTGTCCAGGCTGCACAGAGATCAGCCCATCCCGCCTCTTGACAACGCCCTCTTCTGGATTGAGTTTGTCATACGGCACAAAGGCGCGGCACACCTGAAGACTGAGTCCTACAAGATGCCCTGGTATGCCTACTACTCTGTGGACGTGTATCTGTTCCTGGCTGGAGCTTTGCTGGCTCTgattttaatagtttttgtcGTTATCAGATGTTTGTGCTCTGCTTTATGTCGGATTAAAGTCAAGCGTGAGTAG
- the LOC133399424 gene encoding LOW QUALITY PROTEIN: UDP-glucuronosyltransferase 2A3-like (The sequence of the model RefSeq protein was modified relative to this genomic sequence to represent the inferred CDS: inserted 1 base in 1 codon) yields the protein MGLTDPVTPAGVILAHYLKLPLVYNVRWTSHGEGHFAIAPSPLSYVTLTEXELSHNMRFFERVLNVLVHVFKEYQIAVHIKPHYEDLIKTYLGPEEDYCALFNAADLWLMRLEFVFEFPRPTIPVIYMGGFQCKPAKPLPDHLEEFVQRSEAHGVIIMSLGTLIGTLPSDLANEIAAAFAKLPQKVIWRYKGAKPSTLGNHTLLVDWMPQNDLLGHPKIKLFMAHGGTNGVQEAIYHGVPILGLPLIFYQRDNLLRMEVRGGRKNMHIFTMHQNIFFQGIEEVLTDPSYKNNMLRLSRLHRDQHIQPLDNCLFWIEFVMRHKGAAHLRTESYKLPWYAYYSVDLYLFLAGTVLASLFILFITISTQ from the exons ATGGGTCTCACAGACCCTGTAACGCCAGCTGGTGTTATTCTCGCCCATTACCTGAAGCTACCTCTTGTTTATAATGTGAGATGGACCAGTCACGGTGAGGGACATTTTGCAATCGCACCATCCCCTCTGTCATACGTGACCTTGACGG AGGAACTTTCTCATAACATGAGATTTTTTGAAAGAGTTCTTAACGTTTTGGTGCATGTCTTTAAGGAATATCAAATTGCAGTTCACATAAAACCGCATTATGAAGACTTGATTAAAACGTATTTAGGCCCTGAAGAAGACTATTGTGCATTGTTCAATGCAGCAGACCTGTGGCTCATGAGATTGGAATTTGTCTTTGAGTTTCCTCGCCCTACCATCCCCGTCATCTACATGGGGGGCTTCCAGTGTAAACCTGCCAAGCCTCTACCGGACCACCTGGAGGAGTTTGTTCAGCGTTCTGAAGCGCATGGAGTCATCATCATGTCTCTGGGGACTCTAATCGGAACACTTCCTAGCGACTTAGCCAACGAGATCGCAGCTGCTTTTGCCAAGCTTCCCCAGAAAGTCATTTGGCGGTATAAAGGTGCTAAACCATCCACTCTGGGTAACCACACTCTCCTGGTGGACTGGATGCCGCAGAACGACTTGCTCGGACATCCCAAGATTAAACTATTCATGGCTCACGGTGGGACAAATGGTGTCCAGGAAGCGATTTACCACGGAGTTCCAATCCTTGGGCTACCGCTTATTTTCTATCAACGAGATAATCTGTTAAGAATGGAAGTgagaggaggaaggaaaaacaTGCATATCTTCACCATGCATCAAAATATATTCTTCCAGGGCATAGAGGAAGTCCTGACGGATCCCTCTTATAAGAACAACATGCTGAGGCTGTCCAGGCTGCACAGAGATCAGCACATCCAACCGCTCGACAACTGCCTCTTCTGGATCGAGTTTGTCATGAGGCACAAAGGTGCAGCCCACCTGAGGACCGAGTCCTACAAGCTGCCTTGGTATGCTTACTACTCCGTAGACTTGTATCTGTTTCTGGCTGGAACCGTGCTGGCTTCACTTTTCATACTTTTTATCACAATCAG caCTCAGTAA
- the LOC133415602 gene encoding UDP-glucuronosyltransferase 2A3-like: protein MKVIIEGLHSRGHQVDVIRTDDSWYIKEKSPLYTSITLDVESGFNKDFIGMFVQQLLKIQREGNFAWTRFKLEMEQGEKASMMHEKTGKLLEWIFENKTLVESLQSAKYDLVLTDPGMPAGVIFAHYLKLPLVFNVRWTSHGEGHLAIAPSPLSYVPMTGTKLSHNMRFFERVLNVLVFIFGEYQISKYVKPHYEGIIKKYLGPNEDYCALFQAADLWLMRVDFVFEFPRPTMPNVIYMGGFQCKPAKPLPDHLEEFIQSSGEHGVIIMSLGTLIGELPADLADDIAGAFAKLPQKVIWRYKGAKPSTLGNNTLLVDWMPQNDLLGHPKMKLFVAHGGTNGVQEAIYHGVPILGLPLIFDQRDNLFRIEVRGAGKVVDIFTMDQHIFFQSIQEVLTDPSYKNNMERLSRLHRDQPIPPLDNALFWIELVMRHKGAAHLRTESYKLPWYTYYSLDVLLCLAAVVLLILSALSTFICCLCSKVCLKRKHKHD, encoded by the coding sequence ATGAAAGTTATTATTGAGGGACTACACTCCAGAGGCCACCAGGTTGATGTTATACGAACGGACGACAGTTGGTACATTAAGGAAAAGTCCCCACTCTACACCTCCATCACACTCGACGTGGAGTCGGGCTTCAACAAAGATTTCATTGGGATGTTTGTGCAGCAATTACTGAAAATCCAACGGGAAGGGAACTTCGCCTGGACTCGTTTTAAACTGGAAATGGAGCAAGGTGAAAAAGCCTCGATGATGCATGAAAAAACTGGCAAATTGCTGGAGTGgatttttgagaataaaacctTGGTGGAGTCTCTGCAAAGCGCCAAGTACGACCTTGTTCTGACAGACCCAGGCATGCCAGCCGGTGTTATTTTTGCCCATTACTTGAAGTTACCTCTCGTTTTCAACGTGAGATGGACCAGTCACGGCGAGGGCCATTTAGCAATCGCGCCATCCCCTCTGTCATATGTGCCCATGACAGGAACAAAACTTTCTCATAACATGAGATTTTTTGAAAGAGTTCTGAATGTTTTGGTGTTTATCTTTGGGGAATATCAAATCTCAAAGTATGTAAAACCACATTATGAAGGCATAATCAAAAAGTATTTAGGCCCTAATGAAGACTATTGTGCACTGTTCCAAGCAGCAGACCTGTGGCTCATGAGAGTGGACTTTGTCTTTGAGTTTCCTCGCCCCACCATGCCCAACGTCATCTACATGGGGGGCTTCCAGTGTAAACCTGCCAAGCCTTTACCGGACCACCTGGAGGAGTTTATTCAGAGTTCTGGAGAGCACGGAGTCATCATCATGTCTCTGGGGACTCTAATCGGAGAACTTCCCGCCGACTTAGCTGATGACATCGCGGGCGCTTTTGCCAAGCTCCCCCAGAAGGTCATCTGGCGGTATAAAGGTGCTAAACCTTCCACTCTGGGCAACAACACTCTCCTGGTGGACTGGATGCCGCAGAACGACTTGCTGGGACATCCCAAGATGAAACTCTTCGTGGCTCACGGTGGGACAAATGGTGTCCAGGAAGCGATTTACCACGGAGTTCCAATCCTCGGGCTACCGCTCATTTTTGATCAGCGAGATAATCTGTTCCGGATAGAAGTGAGAGGAGCAGGGAAAGTCGTGGATATATTCACCATGGATCAACATATTTTCTTCCAGAGCATACAGGAAGTCCTGACTGATCCGTCCTACAAGAACAACATGGAGAGGCTGTCCAGGCTGCACAGAGATCAGCCCATCCCGCCGCTCGACAACGCCCTCTTCTGGATTGAGTTGGTCATGAGGCACAAGGGTGCAGCTCACCTGAGGACAGAGTCATACAAGCTGCCCTGGTACACTTACTATTCTCTGGACGTGCTCCTCTGCTTAGCTGCTGTGGTACTGCTTATTCTCAGTGCTCTGAGCACCTTTATTTGCTGTCTTTGCTCCAAAGTgtgcttgaaaagaaaacataaacatGATTGA